One genomic region from Acidimicrobiia bacterium encodes:
- a CDS encoding cupin domain-containing protein gives MEPSTPTTVIADLEAELKIPKDGTLSRVLYKDDSIRLVLFGFDTDQELTEHTAALPAVVQIIRGRAEIGLGDQTVIARPGTWIHMAAHLSHSVRALEPTVLLLTLIR, from the coding sequence ATGGAACCATCAACTCCCACCACGGTCATTGCCGACCTCGAAGCAGAACTCAAGATCCCAAAGGACGGGACCCTCAGCCGGGTTCTGTACAAAGACGACAGCATTCGCCTGGTGCTGTTTGGGTTCGACACCGACCAGGAGCTCACCGAACACACCGCCGCCCTGCCGGCCGTTGTCCAGATCATCAGAGGCCGAGCTGAAATCGGTCTTGGCGACCAAACCGTTATTGCACGCCCGGGGACCTGGATTCACATGGCCGCACACCTCTCACACTCCGTCAGGGCGCTCGAACCGACCGTACTGCTTTTGACGTTGATCCGCTGA
- a CDS encoding OsmC family protein produces the protein MIDSHDYTLTLRGTGPKTGTLTDQTLEVALDVASPPEFGGPGGVWSPEHLFLASLSACLMTTFRAIADGSGLEVLGYSDNAVGHLQRGDDRLYRMDRVTLRPRIMVSRAQADRALRLIQKAEAACLISRSVNSEIVMEPDIQVVEPVG, from the coding sequence ATGATCGATTCACATGACTACACACTCACGCTTCGTGGAACGGGTCCCAAGACCGGGACACTGACCGACCAGACCCTGGAAGTGGCACTCGACGTTGCTTCGCCTCCCGAGTTTGGGGGTCCCGGTGGGGTCTGGAGTCCTGAACATCTTTTTCTTGCTTCTCTGTCGGCGTGCCTCATGACCACGTTCCGGGCCATCGCCGACGGGTCAGGTCTCGAAGTGCTCGGCTATTCGGACAACGCCGTTGGGCACCTGCAACGGGGTGACGATCGACTGTACAGAATGGACCGGGTCACGCTGCGACCCAGGATCATGGTCAGTCGTGCCCAGGCTGATCGGGCGCTCCGCCTCATCCAAAAGGCTGAAGCGGCCTGTTTGATCAGTCGATCGGTCAACTCCGAGATCGTCATGGAACCCGACATTCAGGTCGTCGAACCGGTAGGGTGA
- a CDS encoding DUF2807 domain-containing protein, with protein sequence MKRSPKWPLIDAAGLATVITAMHWRIRDLSTKSRDVSNFDEIVLLGSGNVHVDLAGFESLVIEADDNLLPILTSEGINGRRELGSSAPYASRSPITYTITAANLTRVEISGSGTVAVSTLSGHDFTADISGSGTIEPSGSCNALDVNISGSGGFRGANLLCTSGIVSVSGSGEALANVSDDLSVNISGSGNVEYVGDPSLTLNISGSGSVAHR encoded by the coding sequence ATGAAGAGAAGCCCCAAATGGCCCCTAATAGACGCGGCGGGCCTCGCCACAGTCATAACGGCAATGCATTGGCGCATCCGGGATCTGTCCACAAAGTCGCGCGATGTCTCCAACTTTGACGAGATCGTGTTGCTCGGCAGCGGAAACGTCCACGTGGATCTAGCCGGTTTCGAGTCGCTTGTCATCGAGGCTGACGACAATCTCCTGCCCATACTGACCAGCGAAGGTATCAACGGCCGACGTGAGCTGGGCTCCAGCGCTCCGTATGCATCCAGAAGCCCGATCACCTATACGATCACGGCCGCCAACCTGACACGCGTCGAGATATCAGGCAGTGGCACCGTGGCCGTGTCTACGTTGTCCGGTCACGACTTCACTGCCGACATCAGCGGGTCTGGGACCATCGAACCGTCCGGTTCGTGCAACGCGCTTGACGTAAACATAAGCGGGTCGGGGGGCTTCCGAGGGGCAAACCTTCTCTGTACGAGCGGGATCGTTTCGGTTTCGGGGAGCGGGGAGGCACTGGCCAATGTGAGCGACGATCTCAGCGTCAACATCAGCGGATCCGGCAACGTGGAATATGTGGGTGATCCCTCCCTAACCCTCAACATTTCCGGCTCGGGTTCCGTAGCCCACCGCTAG
- a CDS encoding 2TM domain-containing protein, protein MKPFEDLPEDTREAAVKRVKAKRDFKSHVAVYILINALLVTIWATTGAGYFWPVWPLAGWGIGLALNAWTVYFERPITEDDIRR, encoded by the coding sequence ATGAAACCGTTTGAAGACCTGCCGGAGGACACCAGAGAAGCCGCTGTCAAGCGGGTCAAAGCCAAGCGGGACTTCAAGAGTCACGTGGCCGTGTACATCCTGATCAATGCCCTCCTTGTAACAATTTGGGCAACGACTGGTGCCGGGTACTTCTGGCCGGTCTGGCCCCTGGCGGGCTGGGGCATCGGGCTGGCACTGAACGCCTGGACCGTCTACTTCGAACGACCAATCACCGAAGATGACATTCGGCGTTAG